cccagcgccacctccctacaccattgaTGATTCCAGCgctccacctccctacaccattgaTGATCCCAGCgccccacctccctacaccattgaTGATCCCAGCgccccacctccctacaccattgaTGACCCCAgcgccacctccctacaccattgaTGATCCCAGCgctccacctccctacaccattgaTGATCCCAGCgccccacctccctacaccattgaTGACCCCAGCgctccacctccctacaccattgaTGACCCCAGCgctccacctccctacaccattgaTGATCCCAGCgccccacctccctacaccattgaTGATCCCAGCgcc
The Procambarus clarkii isolate CNS0578487 unplaced genomic scaffold, FALCON_Pclarkii_2.0 HiC_scaffold_723, whole genome shotgun sequence genome window above contains:
- the LOC138361775 gene encoding uncharacterized protein, whose translation is MTPAPPPYTIDDPSAPPPYTIDDPSAPPPYTIDDPSAPPPYTIDDPSAPPPYTIDDPSAPPPYTIDDPSAPPPYTIDDPSAPPPYTIDDPSAPPPYTIDDPSAPPPYTIDDPSATSLHH